From one Lolium rigidum isolate FL_2022 chromosome 4, APGP_CSIRO_Lrig_0.1, whole genome shotgun sequence genomic stretch:
- the LOC124705371 gene encoding pre-mRNA-processing factor 19 — protein MICAISGEVPDEPVVSKRSGLLFERRLIERYIEDHGKCPVTKDDLSMDDIVLVKTNKVVKPRPLQAASVPGLLGIFQNEWDALMLSNFALEQQLHTARQELSHALYQHDAACRVIARLKKERDESRALLALAERQIPASMAGATPAAAVSNGKRAMEEEIGPDGKKIRPGINPVMIDELTECNTMLSAQRKKRQVPPSLAPIDALERYTQISSHPLHKTNKPGILSMDMHPSKDIIATGGIDTNAVLFDRPSGQILCTLAGHSKKITTLKFVPRDELVVTGSADKTVRIWQGSEEGNYSCIHTLKDHTAEVEAVTIHATQKYFVTAAKDNTWCFYDISTGSCLSQVGEASGQEGYTSASFHPDGLILGTGTTEAVVKIWDVKTQTNVAKFEGHAGPVTAMSFSENGYFLATAALDGVKLWDLRKLRNFRTFSPYDSDTPTNSVEFDFSGSYLAVAGSDIRVYQVANVKTEWNLIKTLPDLSGTGKVTSAKFGADAKYIAVGSMDRNLRIFGLPGDDQMEDDTKPSSE, from the exons ATGATCTGCGCAA tctccggcgaggtgccggatgaGCCGGTGGTATCCAAGAGGTCGGGGCTCCTTTTCGAGCGGCGGCTCATCGAGCGCTACATTGAG gACCATGGAAAGTGCCCGGTCACCAAGGATGACCTCTCCATGGACGACATCGTGCTGGTGAAGACCAACAAG GTTGTGAAGCCCAGGCCTTTGCAGGCTGCAAGTGTTCCTGGACTCCTCGGGATCTTTCAAAAT GAGTGGGATGCTCTCATGCTTTCTAACTTTGCTTTGGAGCAGCAGCTTCACACAGCAAGACAAGAACTTAGTCATGCGCTATACCAG CATGATGCTGCCTGCCGTGTTATAGCCAGATTAAAGAAGGAAAGAGATGAGTCTAGAGCACTTTTGGCTCTAGCTGAGAGGCAGATTCCGGCATCGATGGCGGGAGCTACACCTGCAGCGGCAGTTTCCAACGGAAAAAGAG CAATGGAAGAGGAAATTGGCCCTGATGGGAAGAAGATTCGTCCTGGTATCAATCCTGTCATGATTGATGAACTGACAGAGTGTAATACCATGCTTTCTGCCCAGCGTAAGAAACGACAG GTACCACCAAGTTTGGCACCAATTGATGCACTTGAGAGATATACTCAGATCTCTAGTCATCCGCTCCACAAGACAAACAAGCCAGGCATTTTATCTATGGATATGCATCCTTCAAAG GATATTATTGCAACTGGGGGCATCGATACGAATGCAGTGCTCTTTGATAGGCCATCTGGTCAAATCCTGTGCACACTTGCTGGTCACTCCAAGAAG ATAACTACTTTGAAATTTGTTCCCCGTGATGAGCTTGTCGTAACTGGATCGGCAGACAAG ACTGTTCGGATTTGGCAAGGGAGTGAGGAGGGAAACTACAGTTGCATCCATACATTGAAAGATCATACTGCTGAG GTCGAAGCTGTCACAATCCATGCAACTCAGAAGTACTTTGTGACTGCTGCCAAGGATAATACATGGTGTTTCTATGATATTTCGACAGGGTCTTGCCTCTCACAG GTTGGCGAGGCTTCAGGACAAGAGGGATATACATCTGCTTCTTTCCACCCTGATGGTCTTATCCTTGGAACAGGGACTACTGAAgctgttgtcaaaatttgggatgttaagaCACAG ACAAATGTTGCAAAGTTTGAGGGGCATGCTGGACCGGTCACTGCTATGTCCTTCTCTGAAAATGGTTACTTCCTGGCG ACTGCCGCTCTTGATGGTGTCAAGCTTTGGGATCTACGGAAATTGAGAAATTTTAGGACTTTCTCGCCATATGATTCGGACACACCAACAAATTCTG TGGAATTTGATTTTAGCGGCAGCTATCTTGCTGTTGCTGGTTCAGATataag GGTTTACCAAGTAGCTAACGTTAAGACTGAATGGAATCTTATCAAGACCCTGCCAGATTTGTCAGGAACAG GGAAAGTGACCTCTGCAAAGTTTGGAGCTGATGCTAAGTATATCGCAGTAGGTTCTATGGACCGTAACCTGCGGATATTTGGGCTGCCTGGAGATGATCAAATGGAGGACGACACAAAACCCTCGTCTGAGTGA